One stretch of Miscanthus floridulus cultivar M001 chromosome 18, ASM1932011v1, whole genome shotgun sequence DNA includes these proteins:
- the LOC136523858 gene encoding probable leucine-rich repeat receptor-like protein kinase At1g68400 produces SSLLPWAARLRIAAVAARGLAYIHHSGRRGSGTPKLAHGNIKSTNILLDRFGVARLADCGLAQLGSSPAAAAARSAGYRAPEAPPPPRPWASHKGDVYALGVVLLELLTGRYLGSELPNGGVVVELPRWVQSVVREEWTSEVFDLELMKDKGTEEEMVAMLQLALSCAAAAPEQRPKIVYVVKKMIDEVRACGVEASASALHESSSVSDSPAVSEGGGGALSQ; encoded by the coding sequence TCCTCCCTCCTGCCTTGGGCGGCGCGCCTGCGCATTGCGGCCGTCGCCGCTCGCGGGCTGGCCTACATCCACCACTCCGGGCGCCGTGGCAGCGGCACACCCAAGCTGGCGCACGGCAACATCAAGAGCACCAACATCCTGCTGGACAGATTCGGCGTGGCTCGTCTCGCGGACTGCGGGCTGGCGCAGCTGGGATCGTCACCGGCCGCTGCGGCGGCTCGCTCCGCGGGGTACCGCGCACCCGAAGCGCCCCCACCGCCTCGTCCCTGGGCGTCGCACAAGGGCGACGTGTACGCGCTGGGCGTGGTGCTCCTGGAGCTCCTGACGGGTCGGTACCTCGGGAGCGAGCTCCCCaacggcggcgtggtggtggagCTGCCCCGGTGGGTGCAGTCCGTGGTGCGGGAGGAGTGGACGTCGGAGGTGTTCGACCTGGAGCTGATGAAGGACAAAGGCACCGAGGAGGAGATGGTGGCGATGCTGCAGCTGGCGCTgagctgcgcggcggcggcgcccgagcAGCGGCCCAAGATCGTGTACgtggtgaagaagatgatcgacGAGGTCCGCGCGTGCGGGGTggaggcgtcggcgtcggcgttgcACGAGTCCTCCAGCGTCTCCGACTCGCCCGCCGTgtcggagggcggcggcggcgcgctcaGCCAGTGA